One Sparus aurata chromosome 23, fSpaAur1.1, whole genome shotgun sequence genomic window, ACGTGGCCAAATGTGGCGAACTGCCCCataaaatttgaaaatgtatgtttgcCTTGTCACAGTTTATTTCATTAGCACAATAAGTAACCCgcttcctctcttcctttctgtgtgtctgcaggtgacCCACACAAAACTCCTCAGACATGACCGTGGGACAGGCCGTCTCCCTCCCAGCCTGGCCcctctttctgtcctctccGTAAAGGTTTATCCGCTGAGACTCCGCTGTGTGAATGAATCTGTGCCGTAAAGCCGCTGTGCTCTGCCACCCTGTCACCATGAAGAGCAGGTATTCCCAGTACTACAATAAGAGCCTGATCAACTCCTACTATGCCTTCGCTAAGAACATGAGCACCCAGGAACTGAAAGAACACATAGAGAATAAAAAACAGTCTCACCTCTCCACTCTCAACATCGTCATCGTGGTGCTCTGCGCCATTATCATCCTGGAGAATCTGCTGGTCCTGATGGCCGTCTGCCGGAACAAGAAGTTCCACTCcgccatgtttttctttatcgGCAACCTGGCATTCTCTGACTTGCTGGCAGGCTCGGCTTACATAGCCAACATTTTTCTATCAGGTTCAAGGACATTTGACCTGATGCCTATACAGTGGTTCATTCGGGAGGGTACAGCTTTCATTGCTCTGGCAGCTTCGGTCTTCAGCTTGCTGGCGATAGCTATGGAACGCTATCTAGCTATCACCAAGGTCAAGGTGTATGGCTCCAACAAAACGTGCCGCATGTTTCTCTTAATAGGAGCCTGCTGGGTCACCTCGATCCTGCTCGGAGGACTTCCCATCATCGGCTGGAACTGCATCAACAACCTCAATGAATGTTCAGCTGTTTTGCCTCTCTACTCAAAGAAGTACATCCTCTTTGTTGTGACCATTCTGGGCATCATACTGCTCTCTATTGTCATCCTCTATGTGAAAATCTATTTGATTGTACGCCACAGCCACCAGGAAGCGACCAACTCGGCAGCCTATAACCTTTTGAAAACTGTCACGATCGTGCTGGGCGTCTTCATCATGTGCTGGCTGCCAGCTTTTACCATCCTCCTCCTAGATTCATTCTGCGGGATACAATCCTGCCCTATCCTCTTCAAAGCAGACTATTTTTTTGGCTTTGCCACTCTGAACTCAGCGCTTAACCCAGTAATTTACACACTGCGCAGCAAGGACATGAGAAAGGAGTTTCTGCGTGTGTTGTGCTGCTGGGGGGTGCTGCAAAGCGGGCGGCCTTCTGAACGCTGTCTGGTCCCTCTAAAGAGCTCCAGCTCTCTGGAACACTGCACCCACAAACATGAACAGCAGACCACACCCATCATGCAAGACTGCACC contains:
- the s1pr2 gene encoding sphingosine 1-phosphate receptor 2, which encodes MNLCRKAAVLCHPVTMKSRYSQYYNKSLINSYYAFAKNMSTQELKEHIENKKQSHLSTLNIVIVVLCAIIILENLLVLMAVCRNKKFHSAMFFFIGNLAFSDLLAGSAYIANIFLSGSRTFDLMPIQWFIREGTAFIALAASVFSLLAIAMERYLAITKVKVYGSNKTCRMFLLIGACWVTSILLGGLPIIGWNCINNLNECSAVLPLYSKKYILFVVTILGIILLSIVILYVKIYLIVRHSHQEATNSAAYNLLKTVTIVLGVFIMCWLPAFTILLLDSFCGIQSCPILFKADYFFGFATLNSALNPVIYTLRSKDMRKEFLRVLCCWGVLQSGRPSERCLVPLKSSSSLEHCTHKHEQQTTPIMQDCTTCV